In Thermocrinis minervae, a single genomic region encodes these proteins:
- the resB gene encoding cytochrome c biogenesis protein ResB codes for MLKGYPLFIVSFLLFIGTLIVGLFHLKERGSLYYLVLSLTGAFFLYGVGSFLVEAFKSLLEDYRKHRSILSFLYDFFASLKLAIFLMIALGLLSMLGSTYIQQGQPFEFYINRYGKELGLWFWKLWLTDVFHSWYYILFLVLLALNLIVCSIKRLPPIWRQTFSPERFQKLDERMEKHLKALSFRVYPSEEKIVNLLHRLGFRVFVQKEGDRTYLYGEKGKYSRLGVYVVHIGLLVIMAGALVDALFGVRGSLVVAEGSSSNSLVIPSKGKTLDLPFRVELEKFHIVTYEEEAQRQGKKVDPRIKDNIASFESRIRIIDGGRVVKEGLVAVNHPITYKGYRIYQATYGLTGEVGRAKLAVFDSKILREEKNPQKAFLGEVELVAGKVSEYRNMLIAIDRSVLNLENPQSQELKPALMLKVLMDGKSYDVPVIYNPQLTAIAYAQLGLRDFPYFFIMLDAEPRYFSGFQVSRYPGTWLIWLGSILVVGGMLLAFYTVHRKVWMRLEGSTLVVAFWSHKFKEEFRKQFIKALEEVHVKDEGVVG; via the coding sequence ATGCTAAAAGGCTATCCCCTCTTCATAGTTTCCTTCCTGCTTTTCATAGGTACTCTTATAGTAGGACTTTTCCACCTTAAGGAGCGTGGAAGTCTTTACTACCTTGTCCTTTCTTTAACTGGCGCATTCTTTCTGTACGGCGTGGGAAGTTTCTTGGTTGAAGCCTTCAAAAGTCTTCTGGAGGACTACAGGAAACACCGCAGCATCCTGTCCTTCCTTTATGACTTTTTCGCATCCTTAAAGCTAGCCATATTCTTGATGATAGCCCTAGGTTTGCTCTCCATGCTTGGCTCTACGTACATACAGCAGGGTCAACCTTTTGAGTTCTACATTAACCGCTATGGTAAGGAGTTAGGTCTTTGGTTCTGGAAGCTTTGGCTTACGGATGTCTTTCACTCTTGGTATTACATACTTTTCTTGGTACTTCTTGCCTTAAACCTTATCGTATGTTCCATAAAGAGGCTTCCACCCATCTGGAGACAAACCTTTAGTCCTGAGAGGTTCCAAAAACTTGACGAAAGGATGGAAAAGCATCTAAAGGCTCTCTCCTTTAGGGTCTACCCTTCTGAAGAGAAGATAGTTAACCTACTGCATAGGTTAGGCTTTAGGGTCTTTGTGCAAAAAGAAGGTGATAGGACTTATCTGTACGGAGAAAAAGGCAAATATTCAAGGCTGGGCGTGTATGTAGTTCATATTGGCCTTCTTGTGATAATGGCCGGTGCCCTTGTAGACGCACTTTTCGGTGTGAGAGGATCCCTAGTGGTGGCAGAAGGCTCAAGCTCCAACAGTCTTGTAATACCCTCTAAAGGGAAAACCTTAGACTTACCCTTTAGAGTAGAGCTTGAAAAGTTTCACATAGTCACCTACGAGGAGGAGGCACAAAGACAGGGTAAGAAGGTGGACCCAAGGATAAAGGACAACATCGCCAGCTTTGAGAGCAGGATAAGGATAATAGATGGAGGTAGGGTAGTAAAGGAGGGTCTTGTGGCTGTCAACCACCCCATAACCTACAAGGGTTACAGAATATATCAAGCTACGTATGGTCTCACTGGAGAGGTGGGAAGGGCAAAACTCGCCGTGTTTGACAGCAAGATCCTTAGAGAAGAGAAGAACCCACAGAAGGCCTTCTTAGGTGAAGTGGAGCTTGTAGCAGGAAAGGTGTCAGAGTACAGAAACATGCTCATAGCCATAGACAGATCTGTGCTAAATCTGGAGAACCCTCAGTCCCAGGAGCTAAAGCCTGCGTTGATGCTTAAGGTCCTGATGGACGGAAAATCCTACGATGTTCCAGTCATCTACAACCCACAGCTTACAGCAATAGCCTACGCTCAGCTGGGTCTTAGAGACTTTCCCTACTTCTTCATAATGCTTGATGCTGAACCTAGATACTTTAGTGGCTTTCAGGTGTCCAGATACCCTGGCACCTGGCTCATATGGCTGGGCTCCATCCTCGTAGTGGGTGGCATGCTCCTAGCTTTCTACACGGTCCACAGAAAGGTCTGGATGCGTTTAGAGGGTTCTACACTTGTGGTGGCCTTCTGGTCTCATAAGTTTAAGGAGGAGTTCAGGAAGCAGTTTATAAAAGCCTTGGAGGAGGTACACGTAAAGGATGAAGGTGTTGTTGGTTGA
- the argB gene encoding acetylglutamate kinase: MEDLIQKARTLQSALPYIREFYGKVFVIKYGGSAMLQQELRESFAKDVVLLKYVGIKVVVVHGGGPQISQTLEIFGIKPEFVGGIRKTDEKTMHVVEMVLSGDINKDITSLINIHSGKSIYAVGLSGRDGWLIRARKLNKEEYFSSLGMEVPDQDIGYVGQVEEVNTDLLKTLMEKNYIPVIAPVGVGEKGEAYNINADLAACSIATALKAEKLIFLTDTPGVKDSQGNLISTLTESLAKKLIDEGTIKGGMLPKVKSSLEALRQGVKKVHIIDGRIPHSILLEVFTDEGIGTQIVLD, from the coding sequence ATGGAAGATCTCATACAGAAGGCAAGGACTCTACAATCAGCTTTACCCTACATAAGGGAATTCTACGGCAAGGTGTTCGTAATCAAGTACGGCGGTTCTGCTATGTTACAGCAGGAGCTACGGGAGAGCTTTGCTAAAGATGTGGTACTTCTAAAATACGTAGGTATAAAGGTAGTGGTGGTTCACGGTGGTGGACCTCAGATAAGCCAAACCCTTGAGATTTTTGGCATAAAACCAGAGTTTGTAGGTGGTATAAGGAAGACGGATGAAAAAACCATGCATGTAGTGGAGATGGTTCTGAGCGGAGATATAAACAAGGACATAACCTCTCTTATAAACATCCACTCGGGAAAGAGCATATATGCGGTCGGTCTCTCGGGTAGGGATGGATGGCTTATAAGGGCTAGAAAACTCAATAAGGAAGAGTATTTCTCAAGCCTTGGTATGGAAGTGCCAGATCAGGACATAGGTTACGTGGGCCAAGTAGAGGAGGTAAACACGGACCTACTTAAGACTCTTATGGAGAAAAACTACATACCCGTTATAGCACCGGTGGGTGTGGGGGAAAAGGGTGAAGCTTATAACATAAACGCAGACCTCGCCGCATGCAGTATAGCCACGGCTTTAAAAGCAGAAAAGCTCATATTCTTAACGGACACGCCAGGAGTTAAAGATTCACAAGGGAATCTCATATCAACCCTTACAGAGAGCCTAGCCAAAAAGCTTATAGACGAGGGAACTATAAAGGGTGGTATGCTTCCAAAGGTAAAGAGTTCTCTAGAAGCCCTTAGGCAAGGTGTTAAAAAGGTCCACATAATAGACGGTAGGATTCCTCACTCTATACTCCTTGAAGTCTTCACAGACGAGGGTATAGGAACACAGATAGTGTTAGATTAA
- the fabD gene encoding ACP S-malonyltransferase yields the protein MRKIAYVFPGQGSQYVGMGYDFYREFSQASDVFHSAETALRYNLSDIIFRGPEEELNRTVNTQPAILTVSYAIYSVLTSLGLPKPDYVAGHSLGEYTALLVAGGVELFQAVRLAHLRGKYMQEAVEEGKGMMAAILKLPPEKVEEICRLAQDEGIVEPANYNSPEQTVIAGEKKAVEKASEIAKQMGGKVIPLKVSVPSHCSLMKSAADAFRIKLAQTPIQNVSIPIVQNYTAREHRMAPEIRENLYRQIFSPVRWYQSVLYMVQQGVDTFVEIGPKNVLSKLIQQTVPHVRVLNVEKVEHVEQVLKVLT from the coding sequence ATGAGGAAGATAGCCTACGTTTTTCCTGGACAAGGTTCTCAGTACGTAGGTATGGGGTACGACTTTTACCGAGAGTTTTCGCAGGCTTCTGACGTGTTCCATTCGGCCGAGACGGCCCTTAGGTACAACCTATCGGACATCATATTCAGAGGTCCAGAGGAAGAGCTAAACAGGACGGTAAACACACAGCCTGCCATACTCACCGTCTCCTATGCCATATACTCGGTACTTACCAGCCTTGGCCTTCCTAAGCCCGATTATGTAGCTGGACACTCTCTGGGAGAGTATACAGCTCTTCTTGTGGCGGGTGGTGTAGAACTGTTTCAAGCTGTAAGGCTGGCACACCTTAGGGGAAAGTATATGCAGGAAGCTGTAGAGGAAGGAAAGGGTATGATGGCGGCTATCCTAAAGCTCCCACCTGAGAAAGTGGAAGAGATATGTAGGCTTGCTCAAGATGAGGGTATTGTAGAGCCAGCCAATTACAACTCACCAGAACAAACTGTTATAGCTGGTGAGAAGAAGGCTGTAGAGAAGGCATCTGAGATAGCAAAACAGATGGGTGGCAAGGTAATACCTCTAAAGGTCTCAGTCCCTTCACACTGTTCCCTTATGAAGAGTGCAGCGGATGCTTTCCGGATAAAGCTGGCACAAACACCCATCCAGAATGTGAGCATACCTATAGTCCAGAACTACACGGCAAGGGAACACCGTATGGCACCCGAGATAAGGGAAAACCTATACAGACAGATCTTTTCACCGGTGAGATGGTACCAGAGTGTGCTCTACATGGTACAACAAGGTGTAGACACCTTTGTGGAGATAGGTCCAAAGAACGTGCTCAGCAAGCTAATCCAGCAGACGGTTCCTCATGTCAGAGTTTTGAACGTGGAGAAGGTAGAACACGTAGAGCAAGTTCTGAAGGTTCTAACATGA
- a CDS encoding DEAD/DEAH box helicase — MAKTVRVLPESRFFIKPPYGKVILEVNNQKVEFEPVPSYVVDPKIPYPALNPLQTAFYHYYTSGSALVSAPTSAGKSLLAYLFMMNKEGLKVYCAPTKALVNEKAVEFRRYYTEVELRTGDKILEAYKPIKGQLIVCTYEYLVSSMRNRAGWLGDVSCLVVDEIHQMRKKWVVEEILAYALQMGIDLLGMSGTLPEAYKLAEYISARLFVECFWRPTELEIQVDTLSKYTPKGTSMDNTERIARGLLEALYHYKRPGEKVIVFVPSKRIGWELLRVANEEKIGILNETVPFEKQNQTKEAEMAFHNADVPKEEREEIEHAFRDGLLDVLIATQTLAYGVNLPADRVIILIRPRREGSRIHLSPDPLDILQMEGRAGRFGIREKGYSVRLAYGISEQKVQHFNSQTLVSDEKLGDLDSIGLLLLLAIHYQGARFISFLEKFYSYRWLKRGHIEDELNFLLRSGYVEGWKLTPKGIFCISASVTPRRLERCIERYRLYLPIAAVVRPLIPKKFDSLFSFLEKFEGFQDDRWYVQGKLLATCDNCFQDNTDQFLFFVEGLTFKYPNLKNPPGEFSSLGTDALHLLRHLIDLRAKGLMNISHRDVVAVCHSVKYGISPEYAAIGGVKGIGHFRANAIKRFLHEEGIRPPGFLDKVEYLLERLDKNRLVEVYAEYRKLKDGDARREVENILRQLYLQKDSYLMDDHILLAYGLFTLGEKAVKMKKSELLEYAKEMLK, encoded by the coding sequence ATGGCAAAAACTGTAAGGGTTTTGCCCGAGAGCAGGTTCTTTATAAAGCCTCCATACGGAAAGGTGATTCTGGAGGTAAACAACCAGAAGGTTGAGTTTGAACCAGTACCTTCTTACGTGGTAGATCCTAAAATTCCCTATCCAGCGTTGAACCCCCTTCAAACGGCTTTCTATCACTACTACACTTCTGGTAGCGCCCTGGTTAGTGCACCTACATCTGCTGGCAAAAGCCTTTTGGCATATCTGTTTATGATGAACAAGGAAGGGTTAAAGGTATACTGTGCACCTACCAAGGCCCTCGTCAACGAGAAGGCTGTAGAGTTTAGAAGGTATTACACGGAGGTAGAGCTAAGGACAGGAGATAAGATACTTGAAGCTTACAAACCTATAAAGGGCCAGCTAATAGTATGCACTTATGAGTACCTGGTCAGTTCCATGAGAAACAGGGCAGGTTGGCTTGGTGATGTTTCCTGTCTAGTGGTAGACGAGATACACCAGATGCGCAAAAAGTGGGTAGTAGAGGAGATACTAGCATATGCTCTACAGATGGGCATAGACTTGCTCGGTATGTCTGGAACACTTCCCGAAGCTTATAAGTTGGCCGAGTACATTTCTGCCAGACTATTCGTGGAATGTTTTTGGAGACCTACAGAGCTTGAGATCCAAGTGGACACGCTTTCTAAGTACACGCCAAAGGGCACGTCTATGGATAACACTGAAAGAATTGCCCGTGGGCTCTTAGAAGCTCTGTATCACTATAAGAGGCCTGGAGAAAAGGTCATAGTCTTTGTTCCATCAAAGAGGATAGGTTGGGAGCTTTTGCGCGTAGCAAACGAGGAAAAGATAGGGATATTGAACGAAACAGTTCCCTTTGAGAAGCAAAACCAGACTAAAGAAGCAGAGATGGCCTTCCACAACGCAGACGTTCCTAAGGAAGAAAGAGAAGAAATAGAGCATGCCTTCAGGGATGGTTTGCTGGATGTGCTTATAGCCACTCAGACGCTCGCTTATGGTGTAAACCTCCCTGCCGACAGGGTGATCATCCTTATAAGGCCGAGGAGAGAAGGGTCAAGAATTCATTTATCTCCAGATCCTCTAGACATCCTGCAGATGGAAGGTAGAGCTGGACGCTTTGGTATAAGGGAAAAGGGATATTCTGTGAGACTAGCCTATGGGATTTCCGAACAGAAGGTGCAGCACTTCAACAGCCAGACACTCGTAAGCGATGAAAAGCTGGGAGATTTGGATAGTATAGGTTTGCTTCTACTTCTTGCTATACACTACCAAGGAGCAAGGTTTATAAGCTTTCTTGAAAAGTTTTACTCTTACAGATGGTTAAAAAGAGGACATATAGAGGATGAGCTTAACTTTCTGTTACGATCGGGTTATGTTGAAGGTTGGAAGTTAACACCTAAGGGCATCTTTTGTATAAGCGCTAGTGTGACTCCAAGAAGGTTGGAAAGGTGTATAGAAAGGTACAGGCTTTATCTCCCTATTGCTGCTGTTGTAAGGCCACTCATACCTAAAAAGTTCGACTCTCTTTTTAGCTTCCTGGAAAAGTTTGAAGGCTTTCAGGATGATCGATGGTATGTACAAGGAAAGCTATTAGCTACGTGTGACAACTGTTTTCAAGACAACACAGACCAGTTTCTGTTTTTTGTAGAAGGTCTTACCTTTAAGTACCCTAACCTGAAGAACCCGCCGGGAGAGTTTTCTTCCTTAGGTACCGATGCCCTTCATTTACTCAGACACCTTATTGATCTAAGAGCTAAGGGTCTTATGAACATAAGTCATAGGGATGTAGTGGCTGTATGCCATTCGGTTAAGTATGGTATAAGCCCAGAATACGCTGCCATAGGTGGAGTCAAAGGCATAGGACACTTTAGAGCAAACGCCATAAAAAGATTTTTACACGAAGAGGGTATAAGACCCCCAGGATTCTTAGACAAGGTGGAGTATCTCTTGGAAAGGCTAGACAAAAATAGGCTTGTGGAAGTTTATGCAGAATACAGAAAGCTAAAAGATGGAGACGCTAGAAGGGAAGTGGAAAACATATTGAGACAACTCTATTTACAAAAAGACTCTTACCTTATGGATGACCATATACTCCTAGCTTATGGGCTCTTTACCTTAGGGGAGAAGGCTGTGAAGATGAAAAAGTCGGAGCTGTTGGAGTATGCTAAGGAGATGCTAAAATAA
- the rbfA gene encoding 30S ribosome-binding factor RbfA: MNIRIERLRSQIKEELANYLLYETEDSLLRSVVITRVEITPDLQNLLVFFTTLEEGKEEEAKKRLESSKKEIRWYLAKNLSLRKVPDINFKVDKDLKYFEKIWQKL; the protein is encoded by the coding sequence ATGAACATAAGAATAGAAAGATTAAGATCGCAGATAAAGGAAGAATTAGCCAACTACCTACTCTATGAGACTGAAGATTCTCTTTTAAGATCCGTAGTCATAACGCGGGTTGAGATAACTCCAGACCTTCAGAATCTTTTAGTTTTTTTCACTACTCTTGAGGAGGGAAAGGAAGAGGAGGCCAAGAAAAGGTTGGAATCTAGCAAAAAGGAGATAAGATGGTACCTGGCGAAAAACCTAAGCCTAAGAAAAGTGCCTGACATAAACTTTAAGGTTGACAAAGACCTCAAGTACTTTGAAAAGATATGGCAAAAACTGTAA
- a CDS encoding OmpA family protein, which yields MKKILIACLSSLLFASAQDGDRFYVSDYLYQAQKGIQQAYREGAAEKNPYSYEKARAYFNIAQMFTYNMDFVGGQVFSLRSLNESMKMVEDIKSNEKKIEKPESPQLEEFYTKLVYLKENKADRCAPRDLAWAEAYYEGLVYELKKEDYNKTLVDLMMDSLKRYITTAQDKVEKAAKENLYCYTQRLEPVAEKTPEVKQEEAKIQVEKRRVIEEPIKVVARVHFDFNKATIKKEYIPVLDEVVKFLKENPNVKVRIEGFTDDIGSKKYNNELALKRAKTVADYLISNGISRDRIQTVGYGKERYIAPNNSSIGRLTNRRVEFITIKVEE from the coding sequence ATGAAAAAAATCCTAATAGCTTGCCTTAGCTCCTTACTCTTTGCGTCTGCACAAGACGGAGATAGGTTTTACGTCTCCGACTACCTTTACCAAGCTCAGAAAGGTATACAGCAAGCCTATAGAGAAGGAGCTGCTGAAAAGAATCCGTACTCTTATGAGAAGGCAAGGGCTTACTTTAACATCGCTCAAATGTTTACCTACAATATGGACTTTGTAGGTGGCCAAGTGTTCTCTTTAAGAAGCTTGAACGAGTCTATGAAGATGGTGGAGGATATCAAGTCTAATGAGAAAAAGATAGAAAAGCCAGAGTCTCCGCAACTAGAAGAGTTTTACACAAAGCTTGTGTACCTCAAAGAAAATAAGGCAGACAGATGTGCACCGAGAGATCTCGCGTGGGCGGAAGCTTACTATGAAGGTCTTGTATACGAGCTCAAAAAGGAAGATTACAACAAAACGCTTGTCGATTTGATGATGGATAGTCTAAAGAGATATATAACAACAGCTCAGGACAAGGTAGAAAAAGCCGCAAAGGAGAATCTCTATTGCTACACTCAAAGATTGGAACCTGTAGCTGAAAAAACTCCTGAAGTGAAACAGGAAGAGGCTAAAATACAGGTAGAAAAGAGGAGGGTTATAGAAGAACCGATAAAGGTAGTTGCACGTGTCCACTTTGACTTCAACAAAGCTACTATAAAGAAGGAGTACATACCAGTCCTTGATGAAGTGGTAAAGTTCCTCAAGGAGAACCCCAATGTGAAGGTAAGGATAGAAGGTTTTACCGATGATATAGGTTCTAAGAAATACAACAACGAGCTAGCTCTAAAGAGAGCAAAGACGGTAGCAGACTATCTTATAAGCAACGGTATCTCTCGTGACAGGATACAGACGGTAGGTTACGGTAAAGAGAGGTACATAGCACCAAACAACTCGTCCATCGGACGTCTTACCAACAGAAGGGTAGAGTTCATAACCATAAAGGTGGAGGAATAG
- a CDS encoding HlyD family efflux transporter periplasmic adaptor subunit, producing MSRQQKLGILLLIALIFVFSLFAFRWIKHRMEYAITDAVFVKAEELTNLGFMVSGRVIGMYKMSGDTVKKGELLALIDPEDYRLKLQEIENRIESLKAQKQMLEVQRSRLGGELGSSLGASEYSLKGVRQKVEALKYQLSQVETNLEQARKDLERYENLYRHGLVPARTLEEYQTRYKVLKDQKESILRDIRSLEQEEGRALEGVYASKSKLLQLKELSYQIESLDKEIASLEKQRDLLKRQLEYTELRSPFDGFVAKKYVSVGDVVQAGKPVYALVNPKSMYVEVLLEETKLKGVKVGNKAYVKLDAYPNITFVGVVEAISPASAATFALVPRDVSAGEFTKVVQRIPVKIRIVEGPVELLRVGMGGEVEIERK from the coding sequence ATGAGTAGACAGCAAAAGCTGGGCATACTCCTTCTAATAGCTCTTATTTTCGTGTTTTCTTTGTTCGCTTTTAGGTGGATAAAGCACAGGATGGAATACGCTATAACAGACGCGGTCTTTGTGAAGGCTGAAGAACTCACAAACCTGGGCTTTATGGTCTCTGGAAGGGTAATAGGCATGTACAAAATGTCCGGAGATACGGTAAAGAAAGGAGAGCTTTTAGCCCTTATAGACCCGGAGGATTACAGACTTAAACTACAAGAGATTGAAAACAGAATAGAGAGCCTAAAGGCTCAAAAGCAGATGCTGGAGGTTCAGAGGAGTAGACTCGGAGGAGAACTTGGTAGCTCTCTGGGTGCCTCCGAATACTCTCTCAAAGGTGTAAGACAAAAGGTAGAGGCGTTGAAGTATCAACTCTCGCAGGTAGAGACAAACTTAGAGCAGGCCAGGAAGGACCTAGAAAGGTACGAAAACCTCTACAGACATGGTCTTGTACCAGCTAGGACACTTGAAGAGTATCAAACACGCTACAAGGTGTTGAAAGATCAAAAAGAGAGTATTCTGAGAGATATAAGATCTTTAGAGCAAGAGGAAGGGAGGGCTCTTGAGGGTGTCTACGCATCCAAGTCAAAACTCCTTCAACTCAAAGAACTCTCCTATCAGATAGAATCTTTGGATAAGGAGATAGCATCCTTGGAAAAGCAGAGGGACTTGCTCAAAAGACAGCTTGAGTATACGGAGCTTAGATCACCCTTTGATGGCTTTGTGGCCAAAAAATACGTAAGCGTGGGTGATGTAGTCCAGGCAGGAAAGCCCGTCTATGCCTTGGTAAATCCTAAAAGTATGTACGTGGAGGTGCTCCTTGAAGAGACAAAGCTAAAGGGTGTAAAAGTGGGAAACAAGGCTTACGTGAAACTTGATGCCTATCCCAACATCACCTTTGTAGGAGTAGTGGAAGCTATAAGCCCTGCAAGCGCTGCTACCTTTGCCCTGGTACCCAGAGATGTGTCTGCTGGAGAGTTTACCAAGGTGGTACAGAGGATACCCGTGAAGATAAGGATAGTAGAAGGCCCTGTAGAACTCCTTAGAGTAGGAATGGGGGGCGAGGTGGAGATAGAAAGGAAGTAG
- a CDS encoding TolC family protein yields MLAVLLLLSFFWFGIGLTLEDAIRLGLENNQEVQAQRYQLKRYLYELKAERNLYLPKFSLNFSYNTLSDKQYMNVPIFGSIPATKRDFKNFEASLTEVLFDGGLRGARVSIAESSVKVGQYLLAEKKQDVALRIAQAYLDVLSMEEVLQAYRKQEQAIQEQLLRTEAFFKQGLVAITDVLQARVRLSEVKRDLRDTQGKLDVAKANLASLLYVPEENLGKVEPLKVSPQDVSLEQAIQTALAERPIIKAYAESVYQARQQAKAQLSLLLPSVILQGKYTYSDQNPIVSPKGFYSLALGVSLQWQGFESYYRRLALLEEEKKALSELEDIKQKVTLEVKSAYQEYLTARDNFRVAEDSLRYAEEYYRLSLEQYKNQIISSTDLLLAEASLTKARVDKTVSYYNYLKAYYKLLRSMGVFP; encoded by the coding sequence ATGCTAGCGGTGCTTTTACTTTTGAGTTTCTTCTGGTTTGGTATTGGTTTGACTCTAGAGGATGCTATAAGGTTAGGTCTGGAAAACAACCAAGAAGTCCAGGCTCAAAGATACCAACTTAAAAGGTACCTCTACGAACTCAAAGCTGAAAGAAACCTCTACCTTCCTAAGTTTTCCCTTAACTTCTCTTACAATACCCTTTCCGACAAACAGTATATGAACGTACCCATCTTTGGAAGCATCCCAGCCACCAAGAGAGACTTTAAAAACTTTGAAGCAAGCCTGACAGAGGTGCTTTTTGATGGCGGACTAAGAGGTGCAAGGGTTTCTATAGCAGAGAGCAGTGTAAAAGTAGGTCAATACCTGCTTGCAGAGAAAAAACAGGATGTAGCCTTAAGGATAGCTCAGGCTTACTTAGACGTACTTTCCATGGAGGAGGTCCTTCAAGCCTACCGTAAGCAAGAACAGGCTATTCAAGAACAACTTCTTAGGACGGAAGCTTTCTTCAAGCAGGGACTTGTGGCCATAACGGACGTGCTCCAGGCAAGGGTAAGACTATCTGAGGTAAAGAGAGACTTAAGGGACACTCAGGGAAAGCTGGATGTAGCCAAGGCAAACCTTGCATCCCTCCTTTACGTACCCGAGGAGAATCTTGGGAAGGTAGAGCCCCTAAAGGTATCCCCTCAAGATGTGTCCTTAGAGCAAGCTATACAAACAGCACTCGCAGAAAGACCCATCATCAAGGCTTACGCAGAGTCCGTCTACCAGGCTAGACAGCAGGCAAAGGCTCAGCTTAGCTTGTTACTACCTTCTGTGATTCTCCAAGGTAAGTACACTTACTCAGATCAGAATCCCATTGTAAGCCCAAAAGGGTTTTACTCTTTGGCCCTTGGCGTAAGCCTTCAGTGGCAAGGTTTTGAAAGCTACTACAGAAGGCTCGCCCTCCTAGAGGAGGAAAAAAAGGCCTTGTCTGAGTTAGAGGACATAAAACAGAAGGTAACTTTGGAGGTTAAGAGTGCGTACCAGGAGTACCTTACTGCAAGGGACAACTTTAGAGTGGCTGAAGATTCTCTCAGGTATGCAGAAGAATACTACAGGCTTTCTCTGGAGCAGTATAAGAACCAGATAATAAGCTCCACAGACCTTCTTCTTGCAGAGGCAAGCCTTACGAAAGCGCGGGTTGACAAGACCGTGTCCTACTATAACTACCTGAAGGCTTATTACAAACTCCTTAGGTCCATGGGGGTATTTCCATGA
- a CDS encoding TetR/AcrR family transcriptional regulator produces MNTKEKIFQSAKKLFMERGYFNTSVEEIVKEAGISKGGFYFYFKSKEHMFKELLQANVQKLFKKLEEYRRTDLPLEEKLKEILKTMLESLYEDKEVGFIFFFQLVGSSEEFRKLYFEKSKYIRSLFQRLIEEEAQKGSICKGVDPEVIASLLLGLIRVVYLDLLLRQDLTLEASKEKVQKGVEIVMRGIRC; encoded by the coding sequence ATGAATACAAAGGAGAAGATCTTCCAAAGCGCAAAAAAGCTCTTCATGGAAAGGGGTTACTTTAACACCAGCGTGGAGGAGATAGTAAAAGAGGCTGGCATTTCAAAAGGTGGCTTTTATTTCTACTTCAAAAGCAAGGAACACATGTTTAAGGAGCTACTTCAAGCAAATGTACAGAAGCTTTTCAAAAAACTGGAAGAATACAGAAGGACGGATCTTCCTCTAGAAGAAAAGCTCAAGGAGATACTTAAAACCATGCTTGAGAGCCTCTATGAGGACAAGGAGGTGGGCTTTATCTTCTTCTTCCAGCTTGTAGGTTCCAGCGAAGAGTTTAGAAAACTCTACTTTGAAAAGAGCAAATACATACGTTCTTTATTCCAGAGGTTGATAGAAGAGGAAGCTCAAAAGGGCAGTATCTGTAAGGGTGTTGACCCAGAAGTGATAGCAAGCTTACTCTTGGGGCTTATAAGGGTAGTGTACCTTGACCTACTTCTCAGGCAAGACCTTACCTTAGAAGCATCTAAAGAAAAGGTACAGAAGGGAGTAGAAATAGTTATGCGAGGTATAAGATGCTAG